GTGTCGATGCGCCAGAGCTTCTGGTCGGGGATGTCGGCCAGCTGGGGCGCGTAGGTCCAGCCGGCCAGGGTCAGCAGGCCGAAGACGATGTCGGAATAGGGGTTGCCGTAGTACTCGCCGAAAATTGGGCGGATATGAGGTAGCTGGGCTGGTGATCGAGCAGAGTGTCACTTCGCCCGGGACGCCTGGCCGCGCTGGAGTGCGGTAGACGGTCGGCCGGGATATGGAGAACAGTTCGGTGAGGTCGGTGATCGTGTATTCGCCGGGGTCGTGTATGCGCCGCAGTTCGGCTTGCTGTTTCGGCGGGAGTTTCCCCATCCGAGCACAGGCAACCGTGTCGACTTGATGTGGCTCACCTTATGGGGTTCGCGCAGGCAGTTCCGGTCTGATGCATCCCAGTTGGGTGAGTACGGAATCGAGGCGTGCTGCCCGGTTGGTGAGGTCGTCGATGGCGATGGGTTCGGCCAGCTCCGGTGCGATGTCGGCGACGGCTTTCTGGCTGGCCGGGATGAGGTGCACGGTGCCGTCGTCGTCGATGCTGTCGATACCGTCGCCGGCGGCCATGCGTTCGTTGACGGCGATCGCCTCAGCCTCGGAGACACCGGGGGGGGGGCAGGTCCAGGGCGATAGATCCGTCGCTGATGCTGACTGGGTAGCCGCCGGGCAGGCCTGCCGGTGCGGCGGTGGAATGGCGCAGCGGACGCGCGCCGGGCAGGAGTGCTTCCAGGACGGGGATGGCCGCGGCTGCGGTGACGGCGTTGTAGCGCGGTCCGGGTGCCAGCGCGGGTGCCCGGTAGGCCAGTGTGTCGTCCCGCTGCCCGTCCTCACCGAGGTAGACCCAGCAGCGTTGCTCCGGGTCGGCGGGTGGGCGGGCTTGCATGACGTCGAAGACCTGGGCGTGGTGGCCGAGCACGCGGATCAGCGGCATGGTCCGGTCCGGGTGTGTGGCGCGCAGCGCGGCGCGCGCCCGCAGTTGTATCTTGGCGGCGTTGCCCAGGCCGACGGTGGGGGCCAGGCCGAGGCGGGCCAGGACCGGGCCGGTCACATCCGGAAACGACAGGTTGGCCACCGGCCCGGTGTAGCCGGCCTGGCGGGCGGCCCGCATGACCGACAGGATCAGCGGGAGTTGATACGGCAGCCGCAGGCCGAGGCCGGCGGCGACGATGGCGTGGGCCGCCGGATCGGTGCGGCCGGACATCGCCCAGGGGCTTTGCAGCGAGGCGCAGTGCACGACCAGGTCGGGCCGAGCGGCCCGCCAGCAGCAGGTGCCGCACCCGGCCCCCGGCGGCCAGTCCGTCGGCGACCCGCTCGCCGATGTCACCTACACCGATGATCAACACCGTGCTCAATGGCTTACCTCCGTGACGGTCAGGACGTCGCCGAACAGGGAGGTTGCGACGTTTGCCCCGGTAACAGCGGTCGCCAGCACCTCACCCGGCACGTCGTGCGTGGCGATGGCGGCGAGACCAGCCGCGCCTGCGGGTTCCGGCAACACCCCGAGGGTGGCCAGCGCGGTGCGCATCGCTGCAAGGATGTCCGCATCATCCACGACCACCATGTCGTCGACCAGCAGGCGCATGCGGGCCACCGATTCTGAGATGGGTGAACTGATCGCGATGCCTTCCGCGAAGGTGTCCGCGCGTTCAGTCGGCAGCACTCGGCCTGCTCGCCAGCTCTCGGCCATGCTCGCCGTGCCCTTCGCGCACACCCCGACGATGCGGGTATCCGGCGCATGTTCCTTGATCCACCGGGCGACACCGGTGATCAGCGCGCCGTCACCGACCGGCAGCACCACCGTGTCGATCTCGCCGGCCGCAAGGAGCTCGACGCCGATGGTGCCCGCACCCTCCGAGATACGTGGATGCTGGCCGTCCTCGACGAAGACGGTGTTCTCGTGCATGTCGGCGTACTCACGAGCGGCTTGTTCGGCTTGGCCGTCGCTGATCTCATGCA
This genomic stretch from Actinopolyspora halophila DSM 43834 harbors:
- a CDS encoding pyridoxal-phosphate dependent enzyme, producing MAAARLGSPPLARGNPWTDRLWAADGGLTPARAGKPVRVHEISDGQAEQAAREYADMHENTVFVEDGQHPRISEGAGTIGVELLAAGEIDTVVLPVGDGALITGVARWIKEHAPDTRIVGVCAKGTASMAESWRAGRVLPTERADTFAEGIAISSPISESVARMRLLVDDMVVVDDADILAAMRTALATLGVLPEPAGAAGLAAIATHDVPGEVLATAVTGANVATSLFGDVLTVTEVSH